The Streptomyces rimosus genomic interval AACTGCTCGGCGACTGGTGGACCGAGGACCGGCCGACCGACCTCACGGAACTGGTCGACGAGCTGTCGGCGGAACTGTGCGGCTCGGACGCGGAGAGCCCGCACGGCGCGGAGCCCTGGAGATGGCGGCCGGGGGCGGCGCCACGCTGAGCGGCGCGCGCCTCAGGCCACCGCCTTCTCGAAGAAGCGAACCTCAGGACACCGCCTTCTCGAAGAAGAGGTCCGAATACGGGTCCTCCTTGTACGCGGGAATCTCCCCGTACCCGTACGCCCGGTACATCGCGACGGCCTCCACCAGGTCGCTCCGGGTGTCCAACCGGAGCCGTTCGGCGCCCAGTTCCGCCGCGCGCCGTTCGAGGCCGCGCATCAGGGCGCCCGCGGCTCCCCGCCCACGCCACGGCTCGCGGATGAACACCCGCTTCAGCTCCGCCGTACGCCCGCCGTCGAGGAGCAGCAGCCCGCCGCACCCGGCGGCCTCCCCGCCCTGCCGCACGATGAACAATTCGCCGCGCGGCGGCACGAACTGCCCCACCGGGTACTCCGCCAAGCCCTCGTCGATCTCCTCGGGCGTGATCGGCGGAAACCCGTGCACGACGTGGTAGCGCGCCGCGACCTCGGAGTAGTACTCGCGGAACAGGGCCGTGGCGACGGGGGAGTCGTCGGGGACGGCCGAGAGCTGCCAGGTCTCGGACCGGCGCCCGGTCTCGGGGTGGCGCGGGGTCGCGGTGTCGGTCATGGCGGCATTGTGCCGGTGGTGCGCGGGCGGCGCGCCCGAATATCCTCCGGTACCCACTGCTCACGCCTCAACGCCCCGTCACCAGGCGGTGTTTGGCCTCCGGGGGCGGGGCAACCCGCCCCGTATGTCCATCACTCTCATCATCGTCCCCATCGTGGCACTGCTCGTGATCGCCGCCCTCGTCCTGATGGCGCGCGCCAAAGTCGCCCGCAGCGGCAGCAGAGGGCTGCGCAGGCGCTTCGGCCCGGAGTACGAGCGGGCCGTCGCCGTGCACGACGGCGACACCACGGCCGCCGAACGCGAGCTGAACCAGCGGCTGGACCGCCACGGCGCGTTCCGCCCGCAGCCGCTCACCGCGGAACTGCGCATCCAGTACGAGGAGCGGTGGGAGGCCGTCCAGCGGCGCTTCGTCGACGAGCCCGAACAAGCCGTCGTCGAGGCCGACCTGCTGCTCGGCCGCCTCGCCCGCGAACTCGGCTATCCCGCCGACACCTACGACGAGCAGACCGACGCCCTCTCCGTCCACCACGCGCACGGTGTCCACGGCTACCGCAAGGCCCACGAGACGGCCGTACGCGCCCGGAACAACCGCCCCGAGAACGCCGCCGGCACCGAGGAACTGCGCGCGGCCGTGGTGAACACGCGCGTGCTGTTCAACGAACTGCTGGAGGCGGGTCCCGACGGGTCCGCCCCGCACGGCCGCCGGCGCCACGGCCCCGGAGCCGCCCACGCGCGCGAGACCGACGGCCGGTACGGAAGCGGACATGAGAGCCGGGACGGCCACCCCGGCCACCGGCACCCCACGTCCACCACCCGACGGCTCGGCGACCGGATGCGTTCCCCCTGGGCGCACGGCCGCGGCCACGGGCACGACACTGCGGAAGGCGGTGCGCGATGAGTACGTACGACGAGCGCGGGACCGGACCCGCCGGCACACCCGAAGAGCGCGCTGCGAGCGAGGGCATGCCGCCTCCTGAGCGCGGCGCGGCGGCGTACGAGGGCGCCGGTAGCGCGCAGCAGCCGGCCGCCCCGCCGCCCACCACCACGTCCGGCGCCGAGAGCGTCCCCGGGGTGTACGCGGGCCTGCCCGGCACCGAAACCGACTACCCGGCGGGCACGCCGGAACAGTCCGGCACACCCGGTATGACGGGGTCCGCCGAACCGTTGCTCCCCGCCGAGGCCCGGGAGAAGCTGCGGCAGCGGCTCGACCACGCCGTCAACGGCTTCGTCGACCGCCCGCGCGAGGCCGTACAGGAAGCCGACGGCCTCTACGAGGAACTGGCCGCCCTCCTCCCGGAGGCCCTGGCCGCCCGCCGCCGCTCCCTGCGCACGACCTGGGAGCAGGGCAACGCCGACACCGAACAGCTCCGCGTCGCCCTGCGCCACTACCGGGAAACCGCCCAGCGCCTGCTCGACTTCTGAGGCGCTTGGCCGCCCGGCCGTTCAGCTCAGCCCTGTTCCTTCGGCCCGGCCTGCTGCACGACCTCGAACGACCACAGCGTGGACCCGGAAGCGGCGGGCTTGGGCCGCTCGCCGCCCTCCGTGCCGCCACCCTGGTGCGCGGCCTTCATCGGCCCTTCCATCCATGCTTGGAACGCCTGCTCGTCCCGCCAGCGGGTGTAGACCAGATACTGGTCGGTGCCCTCCAGCGGGCGCAGCAGCTCGAACCACTCGAACCCGTCCGACGACTCCACGGAACCGGCCCGCGCGCCGAAGCGCTTCTCCAGGACCTCCCGCTGTTCGGCGGGCACGGTCAGCACATTGATCTTCACGATGCTCATACCGGACATCGTGCCGCATGCCGTCCGGTCGATGGAGCGCAGGGGCACCATCCGCCGCCACGCTCCGCATCAGCCGTGCAGCTTCAGTCCCTTGATCACCTTGTCGACCTGTTTGCGGGGGCCGTGGACCGCCACGCCCACCAGGTCGAGGGCGTCGGCGGGGACGGCGCGTACCACCGCGCGGTTGTCGTCGTCGTTGCCGGTGGCGAACATGTCCGCCGTATACAGGGCGGTGGGCAGTTCGCGGGAGAGGGCGCGGGCGCGGGTACGGGCCAGGCCGGCCGGGTCGGCGGTGAGGCACAGTACGGGCTCGCGGAACAGCGCGAGGTAGTCGTTGCCCGAACCGTCCTCGTAGCGCTTGCCCATGATGGCGTCGTCGGCGTGCGCGATACCGCTCGCCAGGAAGGCCGTGACGTTCAGTTTCTGCCAGCCGGCCAGGTCTTCGCGGACCACGATGGCGATCTTGGTGGGAAAGCGTTCCGGGGTTCCGGCGGGCGTCCCGTCGGCTGTTGCGGTGGTGATGTCCGTGCTCATGTGGCCAGTTTCGTGCGGAAGCGGAGCGCGGTCTTGAACGCTGGTGCGCGCCGGTGCTCCGTACGTGGTGGTTTCGGACCGTCGCGCTCCAGCTCGGCCGGTTGCGGGTACTCCGGTTGTCAGTGGGTGGGGCTAGCGTCGGAGTATGTCGAACTCAGCAGCGGGGCAGGGGCCGTCGAAGACGCCGCGGGCGGCGCGGGTGGTGGGACGTCCGGAGCGGCCGACCGGCTGGAAGCGGCTCGCCTTCCGTGCGCCGATCCACCTCTACCGGCTCGGCCTCGGCGGGATATTCGGCAGGCGGCTGCTGCTTCTGGAACACCTCGGCCGGACGTCGGGCAAGACCCGCCGCGTCGTCCTGGAAGTCGTCGCGTACGACCGGCAGGCCCGCACCTGGACGCTGGCCTCCGGCTTCGGTCCGGGCGCGCAGTGGTACCGCAACCTCCAGGAACAACCACGCGCCACCATCCAGGTCGGCCGCCGCCGGTGCGCCGTCATCGCGCACTTCCTGCCCGCCGAGGAGGGCGGCCGGATCATGGCGCGCTATGCGGCGAAGAACCCCAAGGCGGCCAAGGCGTTGACGGCATACATGAGAATCGAGGTCGACGGCACGGCTGAGGGCTATCGGCAGGCGGGGGAGAACATACCGTTCGTACGGCTCGTGGAGCAGTGACGGAGCGGAGACCGGGGGGAGTCCAACGGGTGTGACGGTACGCCGGTTACGGCCGTGTCCGCTGTTGGAGTCGCAGCCGCCGGGGCGCCGGAGTGTGGCCGGGGCAGGGTGCCCGACTCCGGCCAGCATGGGGCTCATCAGGGCGCGCGAGGGTGCGGCCCGGTGAAGGAAAGGGAAGCCCTTGAGCCGCATGTACGCCTTGTCTCCGAGTCGCGGGGGTTCCGCGTCCGCCGGACATCCCCTGCGGAAGTTCACCCGCGCCGCGGTGGTGACGGTCGTCGCCGCCGGCACCGTACTGGCCGCCGTGCCCGGCGCGCTGGCCTGCCCCGAGCACGATCAGGCGGCGGGTGGCTACAGCTGCCGCGTCGCGTTCACGAGCTTCTTCCCGTCGCCGTCCGGCGCGACATCGGGCGAGGGAGTCTACGCGCACGGCCAGAAGGACCCGTCGGGGCGTACGTGTGACAACGGCGAATGGGAGCGTCCGTACCGCCCGAGCGACACGTAGAGCAGGGGGCTGGTGCAGACGCCACAAACGCCGGTGCGCGAGGACGAAGGGTCCTCGCGCACCGGCGTCTGTTACGGGGGGCTGCCGTAGCGGCCCCGTCAGGCAGGCGACTCCGCGACCCGCCGCTTGCCGGCGGCCGAACCGGCCCCCGCAGCGGACTTCGCGGCCTTGCGCAGCGCGCGCGCCTCCGACTCCGTCTCCACCGCAGGCGGCGACCCCGGCAGCGGCTTGCACGCGCTCTCCGTCATCAGCAGGACCGCGATCCCGCCGATCACGGCGGCGGCCATCATGTAGAACGCGGGCATCATGTTGTTGCCCGTGGCGCCGATCAACGCGGTCACCACCAGCGGAGTCGTACCGCCGAAGACCGACACCGACACGTTGAAGCCGATGGACAGCGAGCCGTAGCGCACCTTCGTCGGGAAGAGCGCGGGCAGCGTGGACGGCATGGTGGACGTGAAGCACACCAGCAGCAGGCCGAGGACGGCCATGCCCAGCGCGACGCCGACCAGCGAACCCTGGCGGATCAGCAGCAGGGCCGGTACGGACAGCACCAGGAAGCCGACGCAGCCGGTCGCGATGACCGGGCGGCGCCCGAAGCGGTCGGTGAGCCGGCCCGCGAAGGGCTGGACGCACATCATCACGACCATGACGGCCAGCACGACCAGCAGCCCGTGCGTCTCGTCGTACTTCAGCTCCGAGGTCAGGTAGCTCGGCATGTACGACAGCAGCATGTAGTCGGTGACGTTGAAGACCAGGACCAGGCCGACGCAGAGCAGCATCGCGCGCCACTGGCCGAAGACCATCTCGCGCAGGCCGAGCTTCTTCTCGGCCTCCCGGCGCTCCTTCTCCTTGCTCCGCGCCTCCTTCTCCAGCTGCGCGAAGGCGGGGGTCTCCTCCAGCCGCATCCGCAGGTAGAGGCCGATGATGCCCATCGGGCCCGCGATCAGGAACGGGATGCGCCAGCCCCAGGAGAGCAGCGCGTCGTGGTTGTCGCGCAGGAGCCAGGTCAGCAGCGTGACCAGGCCGGCGCCGCCGACGTAGCCGGCGAGCGTGCCGAACTCCAGCCAGCTGCCCATGAAGCCGCGCTTCTTGTCGGGCGCGTACTCGGCGATGAAGGTCGAGGCGCCGCCGTACTCGCCGCCGGTGGAGAAGCCCTGGACCAGCCGGGCGACCAGCAGCAGGATCGGCGCCCAGACGCCGATGGAGGCGTACGAGGGGATCAGGCCGATGGCGAAGGTGCCCGCCGCCATCATGATCATCGTGATGGCCAGGATCTTCTGCCGGCCGATGCGGTCGCCGAGCGGACCGAAGACCATGCCGCCGATGGGGCGGACCAGGAACGCCGCGGCGAAGGTGCCGAACGTCGACAGCAACTGCGCGGTCGGGTTGCCGGACGGGAAGAAGACCTGTCCCAGCGTGACCGCGATGTAGCTGTAGACGCCGAAGTCGAACCACTCCATCGCGTTGCCGACCGCCGCCGCCGAGACGGCCCGCTTGACCATGGACGGATCGACGACCGTGACGTCGTCGCCGCCCTTCTCCCGCTTCTCCGGTTCATCCGCTTCGGCCGTATCGGCCTGATCGGGTGCGGGACCACCGGTACGGGTCCGCTGTGCGACGGGTGACTGCGTCGGCACGTGCTCGCTCGCCTGCGCTCTCTGGGACGACTGCATGGAACGCCCGCCGGGGCGGGTCTCGCCCGCCATGGCGTGACGGGCAAAGGTCGACCATAGGTGCAGAGCGGGTCATCACGGACAGTGCACGGTTGATCGCATGAGCGTGGTCAACCCCGCTGCTTGCAGGGGAAACGGCATCCCGGGGGTCTTTATTCGGCCTTTATGGATGTGATCCATCTCGCGGCGATCATCGCAACCGAATTGCCCTGTGTTGCACCACATATGCAGCGCACGGACCTGACCCTGCCCAGCCCTCGCGGATGTATGCGGCTCTTGCGGAAAAAGTTTTCCCGAACCTCGCCGACCGCTTCCGGCCCACTTCGGGCCGCCCGTCACCCGCACCCCGTGTGTCCCGCGGACCGCTCCCCAAACCCGCCTTCCATAATTCCCCCGTACGCCCCGCTTGACCGGATACCCGGTTCCGTTTGCCCTGCCGGGACGCGAGGGTGCGTCGCATGTCTATCGCTACGGCAGTGCTGACCGCATCACTGGCAATGGCGCCGGCCGCCGCGCCGGCCATGGGAGTGCAGTGCACCGGCGTGACCGTCCGCGCGCACTTCGCGGCGTCCCCGACGGGCGAGGCCGTCACCTATGACCAGGCCCTGGTGCCCGAGGGCAGCCGGGTCACGGTCGTGGAGAAGCGGTACGGCTCCGGCAAGGACGCCCGTACGTCCGTTTCCCTGCGCCTGTCCGGGCTGGTCCCCGACCGTACGTACGGCGCCCATGTCCACACCAAGCCCTGCGGCCCGAAGCCCAACGACTCCGGCCCGCACTACCAGAACGTCCCCGACCCCGTGCAGCCCTCGACCGACCCCGCCTATGCGAACCCCCGCAACGAGGTCTGGCTCGACATGAAGACGGACGAGGACGGCCGCGGCTCCTCGACCGCCACGGTCGCCTGGCACGTCCGCTACGGAGAGGCCCGCTCCGTGGTCGTCCACGAGCACGGAACGCACACCGAACCGGGCCAGGCGGGAACCGCGGGCGCCCGCCTGGCCTGCGTGAACGTACCGCTGGCCTGAGCCTGGAACGCGCGAGCGGCGCGGCAGTGTCCCTGCCGCGCCGCTGGATCGTCGCGCCCATCCAGCATCGGCCACCCGGCGGCACTCCGCCACTCGGCGGACCCTTCGTGGTTACGATCACCACACGCCGCCGCCCCGTCGCTCCGCGCGTTCTTGTGTGCCGGGCCCCGGCGAAGCCGAATTCAGCGAGTGGGGGAGGAACGCCATGAGGTACCGGCGGCTCGGCGGGCAGGAGGGACCGCCGGTCTCGGCGGTCGGGCTCGGTTGCATGGGCATGTCCGTCGCGTACGGGCCCGCCGATCCGGCGGAGGCGCGGCGGGCGCTGGACCAGGCCGCCGAGCTGGGAATGACGTTTCTCGACACCGCCGACGCCTACGGGCGCGGCGCGAACGAGGAGTTCGTCGGCGGCTGGCTGCGCGGCCGGGGCAAGCGGGACGCCGTCGTGCTCGCGACGAAGTTCGGGCTGCGGCACGACCCCGCGACCGGGCGGGTCGATGCCGTCGACACCTCGCCCGCGTATGTACCCGTCGCCTGCGACGCCTCGCTGCGCAGGCTCGGCGTCGAGTGCGTCGACCTCTATTACGCCCACCGCCGCGATCCGGCCGTTCCGGTCGAGGAGACCGTCGGCGCGATGGCGGAGCTGGTGGCGGCGGGGAAGGTGCGGCAGCTGGGGTTGTCGGAGGTCAGTCCCGAGACGCTGCGCAAGGCCCACGCCGTGCACCCGATCAGCGCGGTGCAGCTGGAGTATTCGCTGTTCACCCGGGACGTCGTCGAGGGCGACATGCTCGCCACCTGCCGCGAGCTGGGCGTCACGGTCGTGGCGTACTCGCCGCTCGGGCGCGGCATGCTCGCGGGCGTGCTCGCTTCCCGCGAGGAGCTGAGCGAGGCGGACAACCGGCTTCGCTGGCCGCGGTTCTCCGAGGAGAACATCGCGCGCAACCTGGCGCTCGTGCGTGCTGTACGCGCTGTCGTCGACGA includes:
- a CDS encoding GNAT family N-acetyltransferase, which produces MTDTATPRHPETGRRSETWQLSAVPDDSPVATALFREYYSEVAARYHVVHGFPPITPEEIDEGLAEYPVGQFVPPRGELFIVRQGGEAAGCGGLLLLDGGRTAELKRVFIREPWRGRGAAGALMRGLERRAAELGAERLRLDTRSDLVEAVAMYRAYGYGEIPAYKEDPYSDLFFEKAVS
- a CDS encoding antibiotic biosynthesis monooxygenase family protein, coding for MSIVKINVLTVPAEQREVLEKRFGARAGSVESSDGFEWFELLRPLEGTDQYLVYTRWRDEQAFQAWMEGPMKAAHQGGGTEGGERPKPAASGSTLWSFEVVQQAGPKEQG
- a CDS encoding DUF2000 domain-containing protein; translated protein: MSTDITTATADGTPAGTPERFPTKIAIVVREDLAGWQKLNVTAFLASGIAHADDAIMGKRYEDGSGNDYLALFREPVLCLTADPAGLARTRARALSRELPTALYTADMFATGNDDDNRAVVRAVPADALDLVGVAVHGPRKQVDKVIKGLKLHG
- a CDS encoding nitroreductase family deazaflavin-dependent oxidoreductase; protein product: MSNSAAGQGPSKTPRAARVVGRPERPTGWKRLAFRAPIHLYRLGLGGIFGRRLLLLEHLGRTSGKTRRVVLEVVAYDRQARTWTLASGFGPGAQWYRNLQEQPRATIQVGRRRCAVIAHFLPAEEGGRIMARYAAKNPKAAKALTAYMRIEVDGTAEGYRQAGENIPFVRLVEQ
- the proP gene encoding glycine betaine/L-proline transporter ProP, whose translation is MPTQSPVAQRTRTGGPAPDQADTAEADEPEKREKGGDDVTVVDPSMVKRAVSAAAVGNAMEWFDFGVYSYIAVTLGQVFFPSGNPTAQLLSTFGTFAAAFLVRPIGGMVFGPLGDRIGRQKILAITMIMMAAGTFAIGLIPSYASIGVWAPILLLVARLVQGFSTGGEYGGASTFIAEYAPDKKRGFMGSWLEFGTLAGYVGGAGLVTLLTWLLRDNHDALLSWGWRIPFLIAGPMGIIGLYLRMRLEETPAFAQLEKEARSKEKERREAEKKLGLREMVFGQWRAMLLCVGLVLVFNVTDYMLLSYMPSYLTSELKYDETHGLLVVLAVMVVMMCVQPFAGRLTDRFGRRPVIATGCVGFLVLSVPALLLIRQGSLVGVALGMAVLGLLLVCFTSTMPSTLPALFPTKVRYGSLSIGFNVSVSVFGGTTPLVVTALIGATGNNMMPAFYMMAAAVIGGIAVLLMTESACKPLPGSPPAVETESEARALRKAAKSAAGAGSAAGKRRVAESPA
- a CDS encoding superoxide dismutase family protein, with the translated sequence MSIATAVLTASLAMAPAAAPAMGVQCTGVTVRAHFAASPTGEAVTYDQALVPEGSRVTVVEKRYGSGKDARTSVSLRLSGLVPDRTYGAHVHTKPCGPKPNDSGPHYQNVPDPVQPSTDPAYANPRNEVWLDMKTDEDGRGSSTATVAWHVRYGEARSVVVHEHGTHTEPGQAGTAGARLACVNVPLA
- a CDS encoding aldo/keto reductase encodes the protein MRYRRLGGQEGPPVSAVGLGCMGMSVAYGPADPAEARRALDQAAELGMTFLDTADAYGRGANEEFVGGWLRGRGKRDAVVLATKFGLRHDPATGRVDAVDTSPAYVPVACDASLRRLGVECVDLYYAHRRDPAVPVEETVGAMAELVAAGKVRQLGLSEVSPETLRKAHAVHPISAVQLEYSLFTRDVVEGDMLATCRELGVTVVAYSPLGRGMLAGVLASREELSEADNRLRWPRFSEENIARNLALVRAVRAVVDEIGVPPARAALAWLLAQGEDIVPIPGTKRARYVEENAAAAELILTAEQEARLRAAVPAEAVAGARYPQQALDRLGH